One Salvia splendens isolate huo1 chromosome 12, SspV2, whole genome shotgun sequence genomic window carries:
- the LOC121758988 gene encoding transaldolase-like isoform X3 translates to MSCFFDKALVNVGGDLAKLVPGRVSTEVDARLAYDTHGIIRKVHDLLKLYNEIGVSPERLLFKIPSTWQGIEASRLLELEGIQTHMTFVYR, encoded by the exons ATGTCTTGTTTCTTTGACAAG GCTTTGGTAAATGTTGGAGGTGATCTTGCAAAGCTTGTGCCTGGTCGTGTTTCAACCGAAGTCGACGCTCGTCTTGCATATGATACACATGGTATTATTAGGAAG GTGCATGACCTTTTGAAGCTGTATAATGAGATTGGAGTGTCTCCAGAGCGTCTATTGTTCAAAATCCCTTCAACTTGGCAA GGAATTGAGGCATCAAGGTTGCTAGAGTTGGAAGGTATACAGACTCATATGACTTTTGTATACAG GTGA
- the LOC121758988 gene encoding transaldolase-like isoform X2: MSCFFDKALVNVGGDLAKLVPGRVSTEVDARLAYDTHGIIRKVHDLLKLYNEIGVSPERLLFKIPSTWQGIEASRLLELEGIQTHMTFVYSFVQAGASVIQIFVGRLRDWARNHTGDLEIEAALKRGEDPG, translated from the exons ATGTCTTGTTTCTTTGACAAG GCTTTGGTAAATGTTGGAGGTGATCTTGCAAAGCTTGTGCCTGGTCGTGTTTCAACCGAAGTCGACGCTCGTCTTGCATATGATACACATGGTATTATTAGGAAG GTGCATGACCTTTTGAAGCTGTATAATGAGATTGGAGTGTCTCCAGAGCGTCTATTGTTCAAAATCCCTTCAACTTGGCAA GGAATTGAGGCATCAAGGTTGCTAGAGTTGGAAGGTATACAGACTCATATGACTTTTGTATACAG CTTCGTACAAGCTGGTGCTTCCGTTATTCAAATTTTTGTTGGCCGCCTTAGG GACTGGGCACGCAACCATACTGGTGATCTGGAAATAGAAGCTGCTCTTAAAAGAGGAGAAGATCCCGG ATaa
- the LOC121758988 gene encoding transaldolase-like isoform X1: protein MSCFFDKALVNVGGDLAKLVPGRVSTEVDARLAYDTHGIIRKVHDLLKLYNEIGVSPERLLFKIPSTWQGIEASRLLELEGIQTHMTFVYSFVQAGASVIQIFVGRLRDWARNHTGDLEIEAALKRGEDPGLALVILTIFLSLL from the exons ATGTCTTGTTTCTTTGACAAG GCTTTGGTAAATGTTGGAGGTGATCTTGCAAAGCTTGTGCCTGGTCGTGTTTCAACCGAAGTCGACGCTCGTCTTGCATATGATACACATGGTATTATTAGGAAG GTGCATGACCTTTTGAAGCTGTATAATGAGATTGGAGTGTCTCCAGAGCGTCTATTGTTCAAAATCCCTTCAACTTGGCAA GGAATTGAGGCATCAAGGTTGCTAGAGTTGGAAGGTATACAGACTCATATGACTTTTGTATACAG CTTCGTACAAGCTGGTGCTTCCGTTATTCAAATTTTTGTTGGCCGCCTTAGG GACTGGGCACGCAACCATACTGGTGATCTGGAAATAGAAGCTGCTCTTAAAAGAGGAGAAGATCCCGGGTTGGCTTTGGTCATTTTAACCATCTTTCTATCTCTACTTTAA